Proteins from a single region of Stutzerimonas stutzeri:
- a CDS encoding DUF2061 domain-containing protein: protein MKPRPLVKTLTFAVLHFATAFIVVYALTGSVVLGGAVALIEPLCNTVVFYLHERAWQRFGRQKPVQSHSYGHDVFLKYMGRGQTSSSRIIRTPR, encoded by the coding sequence ATGAAACCAAGACCGCTCGTCAAAACCCTGACCTTCGCCGTCCTGCATTTTGCTACAGCATTCATCGTCGTATATGCGCTCACCGGCAGTGTGGTGCTGGGCGGCGCCGTGGCGCTTATAGAGCCGCTGTGCAACACGGTGGTGTTCTATCTCCATGAGCGGGCCTGGCAACGTTTTGGACGCCAGAAGCCGGTCCAATCCCATAGCTATGGCCACGATGTGTTTCTGAAGTACATGGGTCGCGGACAAACCTCCAGCAGCCGGATTATCCGTACGCCGCGTTAA